Below is a genomic region from Candidatus Epulonipiscium sp..
GCTTCCTCCTCTGTAATTTCCAAATCATTCTGATAGGCATTAATCGTACCTACATCCTCCAAATCATAGTCTCCAAACTCCTCGTTTAAATCAATAGAATTTTCTTCGTTTAACTTGTCTAAAACCTTTTTATTATTTTTAGTCATAACTGAGGTTGTTCCGATTATCGTTAGAATACATAAGAATAAAATGCCATAATAACTCTTCTTATTTAGATACATCCAAAATTTATTATTTTTCATTGTATCCACCTCCGTTAATAGTATAACCGAAGGTAATTTAACCTATTCATCATTCAAAATATTTTCATCGTAATCCTTTATTTCTTTAATTATAATCCCATTATAATAATGGTTTAGAATTTCTTTATAAGTCCTTCCTTCTTTAGCCATATAATTAGCACCATATTGACTCATTCCTGCCCCGTGACCATACCCCTTGGTTGCAAATATAATATTTTCTCCTTCTTCTTTAAGAATAAAGGCGCTAGATTTAAGTTTAAATATTTCTCTTGCTTCCTCTCCGGTTAATATCTTATTTCCGATTTGAATATATTTGATATATCCTCCACTGCTTCTTTCTACAATTTGAATTTGCCCCACAAGGTCTTGAATAATAATATCGGGATACCTTGTTAGGAGGATTTCAATTACATCCTCTTTTTTAATTTTTTTCTCCTCTTCAAAGGCTGGAGCCTGCTTATCCCCATCACTTTCCACACTTTGAAGGTATGGAACATCTGCTTGCCATACATCCTTAGCACTTTGGGTCATCCCTGCACTGGTAGAATGAAAAACTGCTTCGATGGGCTCTTCCTCATAAAACATAACTTGCCCCTTGGTATCTTCTACTGCCCTTGTTATTTTCTCATAATATGTATAAAAATTTTCTCCCCACTTTTCTTTTAATTCGTCGATACTTAAATATGCCTGTCCTTTAGAAGGTTCTGTTGATATATCTGCCACATTATCCTTATTTTTATCCATTTTTTTAACTGCATAGGTCCTTGCAGCTACTGCCTGGGCTTTTAGGGCTTCTATTTCAAATAATGCAGGCATTTCTGCGGCT
It encodes:
- the spoIID gene encoding stage II sporulation protein D, with translation MKKFGGLFLMVFLAIIGIPAFITSIVGENKINQPMVKSKMDDINENKMIIRVLDEKTGKTNNIEFEDYIKGVLAAEMPALFEIEALKAQAVAARTYAVKKMDKNKDNVADISTEPSKGQAYLSIDELKEKWGENFYTYYEKITRAVEDTKGQVMFYEEEPIEAVFHSTSAGMTQSAKDVWQADVPYLQSVESDGDKQAPAFEEEKKIKKEDVIEILLTRYPDIIIQDLVGQIQIVERSSGGYIKYIQIGNKILTGEEAREIFKLKSSAFILKEEGENIIFATKGYGHGAGMSQYGANYMAKEGRTYKEILNHYYNGIIIKEIKDYDENILNDE